CCATAGCTCTGTGGGTTTATAGAAAACTAGATTGAAAACTATCTTACAGCTTCTAATTTCCAATTAAAAAAGGCAAAGTTTAGGAGTGCctacttcattttatttatttttcattcaccAAGGGtatgtttctttaaaaattacaaaaaattaaagggagggGAGGattatacaggtggtcctcacttAACAATCCTAATTGGGACTGGGGATTCCAAATACTGATCATTAAGCAAAACATCGCATGATCTTGGTGACTTATAACAGCAGTTCCAGGTGTCCCAGTTTGGTTGCAAAATGAGACATCATGTGACATCAGCTTCCCCATTGTCAGAAGCTGATTATACTGATCACATGATCACGAGTCACCATTTTTTAGGGTCATAATTTTTGTCattaaacagttgttaagtgagagcTACCAATGCATAGCTTATGACCGcaagcatatactgtatacagtatgtatgtatgtatgtatgtatgtatgtatgtatgtatgtattcattcattcattcattcatttatttatttatttatttatttattggatttgtatgccacccctctccgcagactcggggcggctaacaacagaataaaaacagcatgtaaatccaatactaaaacagctaaaaaacccttatttctaaaaccaaacatacatacaaacaaatataccatgcataaattgtaacggcctagggggaaagaatatctcagttcccccatgcctgacggcagaggtaggcttttaggagcttacgaaaggcgaggagggtgggggcaattctaatctctgaggggagttggttccagagggtcggggctgccacagagaaggctcttcccctgggccccgccaaacgacattgttttgttgacgggacctggagaaggcccactctgtgggacctaaccggtcgctgggattcgtgcagcagaaagcggtgtcgtagataccctggtccggtgccatgaagggctttataggtgatgaccaacactttgaatatatGTCTAGtttagggtgggttttttttacttttaaaggaAATGTTGGGGCACTGTGTGTTAGAATATCAACAAGGCAGGAGGGAGACAAGCAGATCACAGCTGATCCTGGCTTGCTCTGTTACCTGCAAGTGTGGATGTACTTTATAAGATTTTTGTTTTCAATTGTACTTATTTCAGTGGAATCTTCTGTGCTTCCTAGATATTCAATGCTACCAAGGAGATGGAAGATGCATCCAAGTATCCCCTTGTCCGGATATTTTCCACTGCCCTTATTCAGTCAGAAGTGGAACTGCAAGACCTTGAAGGCGTCTACTTGCAGTGGTCCATTCCAACGGCCAGTAAGAGCCTGACTTAAGTCCAACTTCTAGCAAGAAATCAGCAGGATCAATAAGATATTTTCATGTTATGGTTGATTGGTGGCCGTTTTAGTTGGATAAATGGCAGCTTGGCCAGGATAACATATTTGGAGGAACAGCAAGTATCGGAAGGCCAAATTGGTGTGAGGGTTAGGCTTAATTATTTGAATGGGTCCTTTATACTTGATCTTTTTACAATGCATATTTTCTAATAAATGTAAGGTAATAGTTGTATTATTTCCACAGCGTCAAAATATTCTAAACTTTCAGAAAAATATTCCATTACACAGGAAATCTGGGCCATGGAGACTTCAGCTACTTTTCTGCAGTATGTTGGCTGTTTGGCCGGTATTTGTTCGAGAAACTCAAGTACCCGATAGGGCTGATAGATACCTCCTGGGGAGGGACTCCAGTTGAGGCCTGGTCCTCCACGAAGGCCTTGAATGAATGTGGTCTGTTAGAGTATGTTGAAAGGTAAGGAAAACTGATTTGTGTacctgttttttaattaatatgagACTTTCCATCCTAGAAAATGAGTTTGCATATTGGCTGAGCTATGGTCTATTTCACTGTGATTTATCTCCCAATTAACCAAGGTTCTTTCATGTgctccactatttatttatttatttgtttgtttgtttgtttgtccaatacacaaatacataggaagaaaaatagacatgtgataatataaatgagggtgaaagtgaacttagaggataggatatatgaaaggaagagaatatataagataggtgaaagaagggaaagatgattggacaggggacgaaaggcacaccagtgcacttatgtacttatGTATAAACCATCCGGGCTGTGTTTGCACATcacatttgttctgtctgggtccccccagacgccaacaccaaccaaaaagagtatccagacacactggtaaaaagcaaaggcagtttatatactggaaagcaaacacaggtaacaaaaactgttcttacagacaggaacacaatgcagtttcacagaggtttcacgaaggccaggcaataaaacaggattcttgctggcaaaaacaacactggagataataaaacccacgccttccccaagtctttcagccttctaggccacaagccaagatcagagacgccaagaatcgaagcaaggtcacaggactcccagttgataactctccacaagactgtaagggcgggcctgccttttcaaccctgctgaggagaaccacacccaaacccagctgttgccaattcagggatggaaatatctttctaattggccccgtctttgagctgcacgtctctgcctcatgtctattatagcctgtgcgtcttcatccaatgactccaggctactagctggagagaggcccccccggggggtctcaggctgctctccctcctcctcctcctgacgttcctctcccccgtctgcctggtcctccccctcctggtcactgtcctcctcctctgggctaggatccggcagagctccagccagtccctgaggagcctcaggctgaatcacaacaagagTTATATGACAACGTTTTTTTCTCTGTGTAACTATGACATTTTCCCTTTCTGGTAGTTTACTGTACTGCTTAATTCAGGATGAGCCCAGTGAAATTAAAAATCATCTTGGGTGCAGTGAAAATGTGTTATCATCTGTTTCAACCCATATCAGTTCAAAGGGCCAGTTTTCCTCATAACGAATAAGAGTACAGGAAAGGAACCCAAAGGTTAATAATTATGTCTCTCGTTCCTCCAACCCTACAATCTTTGAGTGCTACGATTCAATGTCTGTGAGTGTGTGTGATTTTGTGCCCTCCTTATGTTGCAAATGAGCTACTGCACTTTTATGAGAGCTAAAGGATCACATTTCAGAACAACATCAGTTGGAGAAAGTTATTTTACTAAACaaagctctctctcttttttgacaTAATGAAATAGGTCTGATCCTTGATGACATTAGTGGTCAATAATTGAGGTGCCTGTTTTGGATGTTTTTcatgaaacaggaaaaaaaatgaaattgggaTAGTTACAATTGATAGTTACAAAAATACTAGataatggaaacaatgaaaatcaTGTTGTAACCTTACAGTAAGATGTCAATTCCAGTTTATAATTGTATCTGTTGTAACAGACAGTTGGAAGACATTACtttgtatttcttttccttttccccccacttatggctttgctttttttttcctgttctctTAATTCTATTTCTAACCTTatctttttactttaaaaactcttaataaagttatttttaaaagcaattgaGTAATTGTGACTACCAAGCTGTCTTTTTTAATAAACAAAGAGAGCTCCTGATCTTTCAGAATCTACCTGGTGAGAACACCTTACTCATTATTGGTCTTTCTGTCTTACAGAAGTCCTCCCTCGTACCTCGATGCTGGTCCCCGAGAAGCATCCGTGCTGTGGAACGCAATGATTCACCCTTTAATCAACATGACCATCCAAGGAGTAATATGGTATCAAGGTATGTTTGATTACCAGTGCAAGATTAGACTGGAATGATGTTGCCCCTGCTAATGTAGACTTTTGTCTACTGCAGGGGAAGCCAACACTCTTATGAACACTGATTTGTACAATTGCACCTTCCCTGCACTCATTGACGATTGGCGAAAAGCCTTTCATGAAGGATCCGATGGACAAACCAACAAGCAGTTTCCCTTTGGCTTCGTTCAGGTAAGCGTAGGATGGAAATGCACTCCCGGACAGGTTATTTGGGCTCATTTAAATTTGTTCCTTTAAATTTTGATGTCATGCTTTTCAAGATGTTGAATCTTATCTAAATAGATATCCTGATCTCAAGATTTTGATATGAGTGTTATATGATAGGTTGTCATCATAAAATGCAAGGGGCATGTGCAGAAaagtggtacagtggtacctcgtgatacgaaccccctgtgatacaaacatttcgagatacgaacccagggtttggaaatgttttgcctcttcatacgaactttttttgacttacgaacccaccgcagattgcaaaatggcgctccgctgggtgccgacACCCagttgtcaccttttgaaacagccggggggcttcttggcgttctcccaaacccaaacccaaacttttgccgaactttttgggtttgggttcgggaggccgccaagaagcaccaccgcctgcctgtcaccttctgaaacagccggggggctttgacgtcacgaagacgtccttcctggaggccatgtttcggccgaccaggaacgacgtctttgtgacgtcaaagctccaccatggaattccctattgggattccctacctctgtttcagcctccagatcggccaaaaacgcctctgccaatcgcaaaaacggtgctctgctGGGCGACGGTGCCCGGCTGTAACGCTTCTCGGctgcctccggaacctgaacccgaacatttgccgagaagagaacgccgagaagccccctggctgtttcagaaggtgacaggcgggcggaccggcggtgcttctcagcggccacccgaaccccgaaagtttgggttcgggttcgggagaatgccgagaagccccccggctgttttaaaaggtgacagcaccATTTTGCGCCATTTTGCGAATCCCCCTCCCCTTGCATCCATTAATCGgttttatgggaaacattgtttcgtgttacgaacttttcgccttacaaacctccttccagaaccaattaggttcgtaagacgtaTTACTGTATTTGCTAAATCAGTCAGATGTAGCATTAGACCTCTGTTCCTAATTGTTTCTGAAATCCTTAATCGGTGATAAATACTGGTTCATATTTGCAGATTCATGCTTTTCTCTTCCAAGCATTGGTTAGACTCACACATTGCTCTACGTTGTAGAGGGTTTTAATCATAGATTATTGAAAAGGTCAGTAGACTCATTTAGATGACCAAGCATGTGACTGGATTTGCATACATAGTCCACCAAAATTAAGCAGATTATGACCCATTGTGATGCATGGATCCATGCATACCATCTAAGACTACAGATCTCTATTTCAGCCATAGAGAGAACAGTGCATCACGTACTGTTGAGCAGCATTCTTAAACCATTAggcctatagcaatagcatttgacTTAAATACCACATCATAgtgttttccagccctctctaagcaggttacagagtcagcacattgacccaacaatctgggtcctcattttatccaccttggaaggatagaaggctgagtcagccttgagcttgatgagattcgatctgccaaactgctagaaGATGGTGATCAGCAGACGTagcctgcactactgcactctaaccactgtgccaccgctgCTCATAATAATGCATGTGGTTTTATGACGCAACTGCTCTGTCATTTCCAGTTTGTTGTTTTTCAGATGCACTGGGTTTTAATTCTCATAATTCTTAAGACTGCATGCTATTTTCCTGACTATAATTCTTATTCCTGGGAACTATAAGAGTTGATCCAGTACATGTGAAAGATACGATGTTGAGAAAGGCTGCCTAATATTGAGTCAATGGAATTATGCAAAAGGTTTGAATTTCCCACTTGCTCTTTTTATAGTGAAAACCAAGAATTATGTGTCTTTTGGGCCAAGAAGGATCATTTGTTGGTGGAATATAATACCCAGCTATGGACTGTTTCCATTCTCAGGTTGTGTATGTTTCTACAGACAAAACTGAGTGAATGATGGTTATTAAGGGTAAAGGTCAGGTCTGCTGTTCTGTCCATAATTTGTATCGGGGACTTTCAATTTGAGTAGGAACTGATTAGAATGACAACTTGTGAAATTGTGGCTACGTTTTCTTGAAGATCTCCATTCTCTACCCACTTTCAGTTATGTACGGATCAGCATCTGCAGATAAATGAAAGGTTTCCACGTATTCGGTGGCATCAAACTGCAGACTACGGCTATACCCCTAATAAGAGAATGTCCAATACTTTCATGGCTGTTACCATAGATCTTGGTGATAATGAATCTCCTTATGGCAGgtacattttaaaattgcttgagATCTGTCCTCTAATCTCCTGGAAGTTTTCTCTCATTACAAAATGCTTCTGTTTTGGGGGCTTTTTTTGAAAACTGATACTGCATCGTGGTCACATCAGTCTTGGTAGAGGGAGTCAAAGATGACAGCATcttagggagagagagaaacaagcaggTGGAATGTGTGAAGAAACAAGTGATGTGTTCGTGGGAGGAGAAAAAAGTAGATGGGAAAATAGAGGAGACTGTCACATTGATTTGGAGGGTGAATCAAAGCTGGTTGGAAGAAGGATGGGTAGGATTCCTGTTTGTTGATCAGAAGCACGACTGAGACTTGGGAGAGCAGTCTACAGGGcgacaacttttaagacttgttgacttcaactcccaaaatttcccAGCCATCATGGTTGGCTGGgaagttctgggaattgaagtccaccagtcttaaaattaCCAAAGTTGGAGATCCTTAATCTACTAAATACTAGTATCACTAACTGGCAGTTCTCAAAAAAGTGACTCTTACATTATTCTAGCAAAAGGGTTGAAACTTTTGAGGTCATCTTAAGGATTTAACAAATTTATTCTGGGCACAATCTATTGTGAACTTATCATCTGATGAAATGAGTTTTGTCCTATGGCAAAAAAAGCAATTGCACTATACTTTATTGACTATTGTTGGGATTGACTCTCAACAATGTGAAGAGGAatcaagaagagagagagagagagagagagagatggcagaTTGCGAATAGAAAAAGACAAGACAAGAACGACATGAGACTGGCTCTAGGAACATTTGACTGGGATTTATTAAATTTCTGTGCCATCTACTGTCTACCAAGCAGCTCTGATATCCCTTCAGACTACTTCTTCATGAAATGGCACCTTTACTTCCATCTTTCACTTGCAgtattgttagtacagggtacatgattgttagggattgccattgtaaactgcatattgtaaactgtaccaaacctgtacttaaagagttaatgtgcacttaaagggttaacttgtacttgaagagttaatcttcaaggctgtttcgtcacttcctcattgaagctataaaggTCATTTTCCTTTACagtactttacttttgcctgagacgtgGGAGTTGTGCTtgtattagctttgtgcttgtattagctttgtgctttatctatcttgtattttagcttcgtgcttgttatctatattgtgttttgctttgtgctaatcttgtaattgctcagtgcgtattattctgtattttgctttgtgcttattctggattgtttatattttgtttatatgtaaataatacttatttaactaagtctgtgtcttggctttatcacatatccacgctctgttaaaattctctgcttggtgttgtcgaaggtttcatagcctagctaaccgagacaagccaacgaGTATCAAAAGCTGCCAGCTGGatagccttttaaaatatgatcgTGAAGAAAACAAGGGCTTTAGTTCCAATTGACCCCTCTCATCCCTTTTCCTTGCCCTTCAGCATCCACCCCCGAGATAAGCGGACTGTGGCCTACAGGTTGCATCTTGGAGCACTGGCAGTGGCGTATGGAGAGAAAAGTATAATCTTCCAGGGACCCTATCCTCAGAAAGTGCAAGTGAATGACACCCAAAGGCTTCTTAATATCACCTTCAATGAACGTGTTCAATTGCATCACATGGACAACAAGACTTTTGAGGTAGAAGATGGGGAAGAGATGTTGATTTAGGATTACAGCAATGTCCAATACATCTAGTTTAGCTTCTTGAAGAGGATTTTCCATGCCTTGAATTATAGCCTGCTTGCCATTTATTTAAATGTAGCGTTTAAGTCTATATGTATATGTGCAGCATATATGGCCTTGTTAAAAATTAGAGAAACAAAAGATGAGGCTAGAGCAGTGTTTATTAACCTCAGCAATTGTATAACCAgaatattctgggagttgaagtccacacatcttaagttGCTGAGGTTAAGGAACTTTGGGCAAgaggtatttattttttaattttattgatttgatttgatttgatttgatttgatttgtatgccgccccctctgcgtagactcggggcggctctcagcaataataaacaatatataacaaatctaataatttaaaagaaacactattactactactactactactactactactactactactatttttttcaatATACATTAGCTGGCATAAGAAATAGTTTATGATGGAACTATATaaattttaattatataaattaaataaatacattttgtggGACTGCTTCTTCTTGTTGAATATCAGTGATTTATTAGAGTTTTAATCCATTTGTTTGTTAATCAAGTAGTTTTATGTAATTTAGACAGCCCTTTAAATAAAGCAAACAAACTCTAATTTAACAGAACCAGAACAGATCCCAAGTGCAGATGGAGTGTGTGACAATTGAAAGTAGATGTTATGCCCCTGTAGCTTCTATTACTCTCACTGTCTCtgaatcttttatttttaattctctttCAGTTAATTTCTTTATCCATCTTTCCATTCCTCTTGTTTCTGATGACCCCGTTTTGTATTTTCACAATATGTTACAATGCAATatttgccccgagtctacggagaagcaGCACCAGAAAGAGGGTATTTCACCCCAAATTCTGACAATGTTGTCCACTATCGTGTGCTGTGTAGGAGGCAACACACTAAACATCATCTACTTGTCATCCTGTTAAGAGGCATTCAGCCATGGCAAGCTTTAATGAATACATTTTCTTGCACAAATTCCTCGAATTCTTAAACACAGTAAGTCATTGCTGTATCTTGAGATTAATGGAAACCTCAAGATTAAAAAGATGAGATTTAGACTGGGGGAAATGACACAGGTAGAGGCAGTAACAAGGACTGAAGGACTTGTATGCTCACAAACTAATGCCAGACCTTCACCAATTATTAATTTGAAAGATGCAGTATCTGCCATTGAAGCAATTGTTGTCCCTTGCCTTTTTGCAGGTGTGTTGCTCCAGTCAGGAAACGTGCAGTTGGAAGCCCGCACCCATTGTGTCATCCACTTCCTACTCGGTAACCCTGCAGAACCCAATCTGTTCAGATGGCATAAAGGGCCTGCGCTACGCCTGGTCTGAATGGCCTTGCGAATACAAACAATGTCCTATTTACAACCAACAGGAATTGCCTGCCCCTCCCTTCATTACGTTTTCCGACAATAACCCTGCGTGGATTTTACTGTGAGTGAGCTGAGAGTGGAAAGAGGAATCAGCCGCTTATTTTGCAGCCCCCAAAAAATTAAGCTACAGCTTAATTTTCTTAAAGCAGTAAACCTCTCAGGTGGATGACTGCAGAGAAGAATTTTAAAATGAGCAACCCAGTTACT
The nucleotide sequence above comes from Erythrolamprus reginae isolate rEryReg1 chromosome 12, rEryReg1.hap1, whole genome shotgun sequence. Encoded proteins:
- the SIAE gene encoding sialate O-acetylesterase, whose product is MLSKKMMEASLLFMLLLACAAGAKFHLASYYADHMVLQKEPSRAIIWGFGDSGSKVMLTFSQNHSVVTKMVQIEENSETWKIMLDPVAQGGPYTIEIQQYIKEEVSNLTLNDIYFGDVWICSGQSNMEMTVSQIFNATKEMEDASKYPLVRIFSTALIQSEVELQDLEGVYLQWSIPTARNLGHGDFSYFSAVCWLFGRYLFEKLKYPIGLIDTSWGGTPVEAWSSTKALNECGLLEYVERSPPSYLDAGPREASVLWNAMIHPLINMTIQGVIWYQGEANTLMNTDLYNCTFPALIDDWRKAFHEGSDGQTNKQFPFGFVQLCTDQHLQINERFPRIRWHQTADYGYTPNKRMSNTFMAVTIDLGDNESPYGSIHPRDKRTVAYRLHLGALAVAYGEKSIIFQGPYPQKVQVNDTQRLLNITFNERVQLHHMDNKTFEVCCSSQETCSWKPAPIVSSTSYSVTLQNPICSDGIKGLRYAWSEWPCEYKQCPIYNQQELPAPPFITFSDNNPAWILL